Proteins from a genomic interval of Oreochromis aureus strain Israel breed Guangdong linkage group 6, ZZ_aureus, whole genome shotgun sequence:
- the LOC120440690 gene encoding transcription factor 7-like 1-B, which translates to MNQTGRFFLGSAPSVFQEQAPLMVTPITPVGAHLLTQPGTDSQKLLYQWPVNLIPKAPPGTVLAPPPTRSTPRKRTRQSHQDDGRPYIKKPPNAFMLYLKEQRPKVVAELNMSGSAAVNAVVGAR; encoded by the exons ATGAATCAAACTGGAAGATTTTTCCTGGGATCAGCTCCATCAGTATTTCAGGAGCAAGCTCCATTGATGGTCACTCCCATTACCCCGGTGGGAGCTCACCTCCTCACTCAGCCAGGAACTGATAGCCAG AAGCTACTGTATCAGTGGCCTGTAAATTTGATCCCCAAAGCACCACCAGGCACTGTTCTTGCTCCTCCACCCACCAGGTCCACTCCAAG AAAACGAACGCGTCAGTCCCATCAGGATGACGGACGCCCTTATATTAAGAAGCCACCAAATGCCTTCATGCTCTATCTGAAAGAGCAGAGGCCAAAGGTGGTGGCTGAATTGAACATGAGTGGGAGTGCAGCTGTTAATGCAGTTGTGGGAGCGAGA TGA